The following is a genomic window from Shewanella avicenniae.
TGAGTTCACGGTACATTTCCAGATTGATGGCGTTCAGTTTATCTAAGCGATTGAACTGTATGATACGCACACCGTCGATATCGTTAACCTTGATCATGGACATCTAAACTGCCTCCCTCGGTCAAACCATGAGTATGGCAGTGTAAGCGAATATGTGTAGAATTTAAACGTTCGTTTAATTTGAGCTGGTGTCACTGCCAAGCATCAATTAGCGTGACGCAAAGCTGAGACTCGCTAGAGTGAAGGAGCGAAACATGCAAGCAAAATGGAGCTGGAAAATACTACTGTCAGGTGTGGTAGCGGTTGTTTTCGCATTTTATCTGGTGGCTGTGTGGTGGAGCGTTGAGCCGGATGTGCTCGCACCGCAAACCACAACTTCTGCCGATGGTAAACCGCTCACCGGTTATGCCACCACCAGTGCCATCATTGATTCAATGGAAACCTTGTTGGATAAGTCTGGTGGCTGGTTGTCAAATGACATTACCCCGCCATCTTTGATGATGGACAACATGCCTGCCTTTGAATTTGGCGCGCTGGAGCAGATCCGCGACATGGCGCTGATCATGCGCAAAGAGTTTAGCCGCTCGCAGTCGCAATCTACCGCCGATAAAGATCTGCTTGAGGCGCATTCCAAGTTGAATATTGACCACACCAGTTGGTTGGTGCCGAGTGCTGAGAGTCAATATCGCGATGCCATCAAGCTGTTCAAACTCTATCGGGCGCGCATGGCTGACCCGAATAACAAAGATGCGCAATTTTATGCGCGTGCAGATAACCTCAATGAATGGCTCAAAGAGGTGCAAAAGCGGCTTGGTAGTTTGTCGCAACGTCTCTCCGCCAGTGTGGGGCAGGAGCGGTTAAACACTGATCTCGCCGGTGATAGCGCAGCGCGTCAGTCAACCCCTGTGGCATCAAGCCAGCAGATCAAAACCAGCTGGTGGCAGATTGATAATGTGTTTTTTGAGGCACGTGGCTCTACGTGGGCGCTACTGAATTTTATGAAGGCCATTGAAGTGGACTTCGCCGATGTGTTGCAGAAGAAAAATGCTGAAGTGAGCCTACGCCAGATTGTGCGCGAGCTTGAAGGGACGCAGCAAACGGTATGGAGTCCGATGATCTTGAATGGTTCCGGGTTTGGTTTTATGGCAAATCACTCTTTGGTGATGGCGAACTATATCTCTCGGGCAAATGCCGCCGTCATCGATCTTACTAATCTGTTATCACAAGGCTAATTTGAATGAAAATTTCCTGCATTGCACTCATGCTCGTGAGTGCTTTCGCGGCCAGTTCGGCCAACGCTGCTACGGTTTTAGGGGTTAAAGTTGGTGGCGATCTGTTGTGGGCTGAGTCCACAGGCGCGCTGGCGGAGCTGCACCACGCTAAGCAGAATATTGATTACAAGGACACTGCGCAGTACAGCGTGTGGTTGAACTTAGAACATCCGATCCCCTTGCTGCCGAATCTCAGAATTCGTGAAAACCATTTGGAAACCGATGGCAGATTGGCTGACGCGGAATTTGTATTTCAAGGCGTAGATTACACTGGCTCAGTCAAAGGCACGGCTGACTTATCTAACACCGATTTTGTGTTGTATTACGAGGTGTTTGATAACGATATTCTGTCGGTCGATCTGGGCGGCGCTTATAAGAAATTTTCGGGTGAATATCGCATGTCGCAGGATAACTTTGCTGGCAGCATCGAATTAGATGGTGGCGTGTATATGGGCTACGCCAGTGCCGAAGTGAGCCTAATCACGACCGGATTATTCGCCTACGGTGAGCTGCTCGCAGGGATTGATTACAACAGCATACGCGATTACCAAGTGGGCTTAGGCTGGCAGTTTGATGGGGTGGCGCTCGATACTCGAGTGAGGTTGGGCTACCGCCAATTCAACTTTGAAGATCCTAGTTTTTCGGGGGTGACGGCCGACATGCGCTTCAGTGGTGTTACCGCTGGTGTCGAAATCGTGTTTTAGGTGCTCACTGCTTAGCGTTTATCGCTCAAACAAAAAACCGCCTTTCGGCGGTTTTTTTAATGGTTCAGCGTCGCTTATTGAGCGGCAGGCTCGTCAGTTAAGCCGTTGTTAATGCTAACAACATCGGCTTCAGTCAATGTGCCGGCAGCTTGTTTCAATGCCAGAATTGAGTTGATGTAACCGTAACGGGCATCAGACAGTTGACGCTTGGCGTTGTACAAGTTGTAGGTGCTGTTGAGCACGTCAACGATTGTACGTGTACCCACTTCAAACCCTGCTTGGGTGGCTTTCAGTGCACTTTCAGCGGAAATCACTGACTGCTCATAGGCTTTAATTGACGTCATAGACGCGGTGACGTCGTTAAAGTTACTACGCACGCTGCGGATCACTTCACGGTGGGTTTGTTCCAACGCTTGGCTCGCTTGAACGTAAGCGTATTTCGCTTGTTTTATGCGAGATGTCACCGCAAAACCTTCAAAGATCGGGATTGACATGGTCAAGCCCACTGAGCTGTTATCGAAATCTGGCTGTGATACGCCGTCAGTTTCTTGATCTAAGCCTTTAGAATATGACGCATTAAAGCTCAGTGATGGCAGATGACCAGTCTTTTGCAGGCGGATTGTTTCCTTGGCGATATCTTTGGCTAAACGATTGCTCAAAATCGCCAAGTTGTTGTCTTCAGCCAGCTTTTGCCACTCATTTGATTGCGTAGGTGCTGGGCTAGACGCAGAGAAACGTTGCGTATCGAGCACTTTAATCTCGGTATGGTCAATACCGGTGATTTCACGCAGTGCTTCGTAGCTGTTGGTTAGCGCGTTTTGCGCCGTAATAACCGCAGCTGTGGCTAAGTCATATTGCGCTTGGGCTTCATGTACATCGGTAATTGCGGTCAAACCTACGGCAAAACGCTGTTTGGTTTGCTCCAACTGACGTTCGATAGCACTTTTTTGCGCTTGCTGATACTCAAATGTATCTTTGGCTGACAGCACATTAAAGTAAGCAGTCGTGACACGGATAATCAGGTTTTGCAGTGATGCTGCATAAACCGTATCAGCTTGTGACGCGGCTTTTTCTGCAAGGTCTAAACCTACCCAAGCGGCGTGGTCATATACCAACTGGCTAAGTGACAGTGTGCCTGCAAGGCCATTGGTATTCGAACCTGGGTCATTCCATGCTTTGCTGTATCGTACCTGACCACTTACGGTTGGTAGCAATGGTGCGCGGTTTTCTTCAATCGCTTCGAAAGTTTGATCGCGTTGCGCTTTAGCTTGCAAAACCACAGGATCGTTGGTTAATGCTTGCTGATATATTTGAAGCAAATCGTCGGCAAACGCAGAGTTCGCCGTCGCTGCGAAAGTCAACGCAGCACACAAAGTGCGGATCTTGAATTTCATTAGCTGTCCTTATAGACAAACACCCGATTCGGGGTTGTTTAACTTCGTTAGACTGTTAAATGCCCTTCGAAAAAGGCGGTATGCGCTTCCCGACGCTTCCCTAATACAGCAGAACTTGTTGGTTGAAATTCTAAGAAATCAACCAATTTGCAGTCAACTCCGTATTGTAACAGATTTTATGTTTAAAAAACGCTAACCACTTGCTAGACAGTGCACTGTCAGCGACAAAGCGTTAGGATTAGCAGCATAAACACGGAGAGGCAAAAATGACCGACAAAAAATTTTCTAAAGCGGATGTCGAAATAATTGAGCAAAGAACCCTTTATTCCGGCTTCTTTTCTATGGAAGAATACCGCTTCCGTCACCGCTTGTTTGCAGGCGGATGGAGCGAAGAGGTTTGCCGCGAAGTGTTTGAACGCGGTCATGCCGTGGTCGTGCTACCTTACGACCCCGTGACTGATCAAGTGGTGTTGATTGAACAGTTTCGTTTTCCGGCGGTCGCAACTAGCGAACATCCTTGGCTATATGAATTAGTCGCAGGCATGTTCGAGCCCAACGAAGCGCCCGAAGATGTTGCACGGCGCGAACTCATGGAAGAAAGCGGGCTAGAGGCTCGCGCACTGCATTTTGTGAACAGCTATCTTTCTAGCCCTGGTGGCTGTACCGAGCGCTACTATCTGTATTGTGCGCTAGTGGATGCCAGTAATGCTGGTGGTATTCACGGATTAGCCGAAGAGCATGAAGATATTCGCGTATTGGTGTTGCCACGGCAACAAGCGTACGAGATGACACAAGATGGTCGAATCGATAATGCATCGACAGTGCTAGGATTGCAGTGGTTGCAACTGAACTATGACAAGATGTTGGAATTGAATGACTAGAGCCGCTGTAAAAGACAGATATAAGCCGAATGTGAACCAGTTTTTGGCCTTATGTGGCCGCAACTATGCGCATATTCAGCGTTGGTTACCTGAACAATGCCAACTGGGCGACCAGTGGCAAGCGACGGGTGCGTTTGGCTGTCTTGATGTCGAAGTGCTTGAAAATACCCCCTACACTCAACTGGTCAGTATCACTCGAAACGTTGATTCTCAAGGTATAGTGCCTGTTCCTAAAGTAACCGTTCGCATATATCATGACGCGCAATTGGCTGAAGTGTTAAGCAGTCAACAGATCTTTCGCTTGCGCGCAGTGTATGATTATCCGAACCTGCGGATGTATCATCCAGATGAAAAATATCAGGTAAACGCCTTTTTGGAGGAGTTGTTGAAAATCGACTGTCACGCACACGCAAATGCCAGTCATAGTCTTGGGTAATCTTGGGTAATCAATGTGCTGAAAGAGGCTATCACTTACAGTATTCCTAAGGATCACACTGTTCGGCTAGTGCAGATTACCGATCCTCACTTATTTGCTGATGCTGAAGGGCATCTGCTGGGGGTGAATACCGCCAGTAGTCTGAAGGCTGTGGTCAGCACAGTAAAAGCGTTGAGCTATCCAGCAGATCTGTTGTTGGCAACTGGCGATATCAGCCAAGATTTTTCTGCTCAATCCTATCGCAACTTTGTAGAAGCGGTGGCGCCGCTGCATCTGCCTTGTCACTACCTGCCGGGTAACCATGATGATCTGAGGATCATGACGTTGCATATGCAGGGTAAGCACGTTTATGGCCAACAACGCGTGATTGTGGGGAATTGGCAGATAATTCTGCTGGACTCTACGGTGCATGGTAAGCCCGGCGGTCATCTGGCGGAGAGCCAATTTGCCTTGATCCGCAAAGCGATAGCCGCTGAGCCCGACAAACATGTGTTGCTGGTAATGCACCATAATCCCATTCACGTGCAATGTACTTGGTTAGATCAACACTGGATGGATAACGGTGCTGAATTTATTGCAGAAATGGCCAGTTATCCGCAGGTGAAAGGGATGTTGTGGGGACATGTTCATCAAGCGCTGGAGCAGACGATTACCGGTCAACATGGACCAATCAATTTGATGGCTACGCCATCAACCTGTATTCAATTTAAGCCGTTATCACCTTATTTTGCTTTGGATATGGTGCAGCCGGGCTACCGTTTGCTGGAGCTGCATGCCGATGGTAGCATGCAGACTAATGTTCATCGTGTTCCGGGCGAGCGCTTCTCGCCGGATGTTAAAGCAAGCGGCTACTAATTCATTGTAAAACGAGTAGCTGAACGAGGTTTTATGCTGCTCTACATTCATGGATTTAACAGTTCCCCTCAGTCGGATAAAGCTGCGTTAACCAACGCGTATTTAGCACAGCATTTTCCTACGCTTCATGTTGAATTTCCTCAGTTGCCAACCACACCTGCGGCAGCGATGACGTTACTCACTGCCAAAGTGGAAGCGGCCATTGCCGATGGTGAGCCATTACGCTTCATTGGTTCTTCATTAGGTGGATACATGGCCAGTTATCTGGTGGAAAAATACGGTGGCAAGGCAGTATTAGTGAATCCCGCGGTGAAGCCTTATGAATTATTTGATGAGTATTTAGGCGAGCAAACCAACCCTTATACCGGTGAGGTATACCAATTATTACCTGAGCATCAACAACAACTTTATGCTTTTGATACACAGGTAATATTCAAGCCAGATAGATTTTTTGTATTATTGCAGTCCGGTGATGAAGTGCTTGATTATCGACAAGCGCTGAATAAATATCACTGCTGTAAAATGCTCATTGAAGCAGGCGGAAATCACAGTTTTGAGGGCTACGGCGACAAATTAGCAGAAGTTTGCCGTTTTTTATGCTTATCTTGACAATCAGATCGTAGCGGCCCAACATGGCCCGAAACAATAACAAGTATGCGCTATGACTAATCAATACACCTCCGATGCCATTGAAGTTCTCAACGGACTAGATCCCGTTAAACGCCGTCCGGGGATGTATACCGATACCACTCGTCCAAACCACCTCGGCCAAGAAGTTATCGACAACAGTGTCGATGAAGCCCTCGCCGGGCACGCGCGTAAAATTGACGTTATTCTCCACACTGATAATTCACTTGAAGTTATTGACGATGGTCGCGGTATGCCGGTGGATATTCACCCAGAAGAGGGTATTCCTGGGGTAGAGTTGATCCTGACCAAACTGCATGCGGGCGGTAAGTTCTCCAACAAAAATTATCAGTTCTCGGGTGGTTTACACGGGGTTGGTATTTCGGTCGTAAACGCCTTATCCAAGCGAGTTGAAGTCACTGTACGTCGTGATGCACAAGTCTATGACATCGCCTTTGAACACGGTGATCGCGTTGAAGCGTTGCGCGTTTCAGGTACTTGTGGCCGCCGTAATACCGGCACCCGGGTACGCTTTTGGCCCGATGAAAAGTATTTTGATTCGGCTAATTTCTCAGTTTCTAAACTCACCTATCTGCTGCGAGCCAAGGCGGTATTGTGCTCCGGCTTAACCATCACCTTTGTTAATAAGCAAACGAACGAACAGCAAGAGTGGTGTTATGAAGCGGGATTAACCGATTACGTCAAAGAGGCGGTGGCCGATAATCCTTGTCTGCCTAATGAGCCGTTTGTTGGCAATATCTCGACGCAGTTAGAAGCGGCAGAATGGGCGATTACTTGGCTACATGAAGGTGGTGAGTGCCTCAATGAAAGCTATGTAAACCTAATTCCAACGCCGCTCGGTGGTACTCACGTTAACGGCTTCCGCCAAGGTTTGTTGGAGTCGATGCGCGAGTTTTGTGAATTTCGCAATTTGCTGCCGCGTGGCGTCAAACTGGGCCCCGATGATATTTGGGACAAAGCCTCGTTTGTATTGTCGGTGAAAATGCAAGATCCGCAATTTGCTGGCCAAACCAAAGAAAAACTGTCAAGCCGTCAATCTGCTGCTTTTGTGGCGGGAATTGTGCGTGATGCCTTCAGTTTATGGCTCAATAGCAATACTGACCAAGCGGCATTGCTGGCCGATATGTGCATCAATAATGCACAACGTCGCCTCAAATCGGCCAAAAAAGTGGCTCGAAAGAAGGTGACTTCTGGCCCAGCACTGCCCGGAAAGTTAACCGATTGCACCAGCCAAGATAACAGTCGTACCGAACTGTTTTTGGTGGAAGGTGACTCGGCGGGTGGTAGTGCCAAGCAGGCACGTGATAAAGAATTTCAGGCCATCATGCCGCTTCGCGGTAAGATCCTGAACACTTGGGAAGTCGATGCTTCGCAAGTGTTGGGTTCGCAAGAGGTACACGATATTTCCGTGGCCATAGGTTGCGATCCCGACAGTAACGACATT
Proteins encoded in this region:
- a CDS encoding DUF2333 family protein, which codes for MQAKWSWKILLSGVVAVVFAFYLVAVWWSVEPDVLAPQTTTSADGKPLTGYATTSAIIDSMETLLDKSGGWLSNDITPPSLMMDNMPAFEFGALEQIRDMALIMRKEFSRSQSQSTADKDLLEAHSKLNIDHTSWLVPSAESQYRDAIKLFKLYRARMADPNNKDAQFYARADNLNEWLKEVQKRLGSLSQRLSASVGQERLNTDLAGDSAARQSTPVASSQQIKTSWWQIDNVFFEARGSTWALLNFMKAIEVDFADVLQKKNAEVSLRQIVRELEGTQQTVWSPMILNGSGFGFMANHSLVMANYISRANAAVIDLTNLLSQG
- a CDS encoding TIGR04219 family outer membrane beta-barrel protein — protein: MKISCIALMLVSAFAASSANAATVLGVKVGGDLLWAESTGALAELHHAKQNIDYKDTAQYSVWLNLEHPIPLLPNLRIRENHLETDGRLADAEFVFQGVDYTGSVKGTADLSNTDFVLYYEVFDNDILSVDLGGAYKKFSGEYRMSQDNFAGSIELDGGVYMGYASAEVSLITTGLFAYGELLAGIDYNSIRDYQVGLGWQFDGVALDTRVRLGYRQFNFEDPSFSGVTADMRFSGVTAGVEIVF
- the tolC gene encoding outer membrane channel protein TolC encodes the protein MKFKIRTLCAALTFAATANSAFADDLLQIYQQALTNDPVVLQAKAQRDQTFEAIEENRAPLLPTVSGQVRYSKAWNDPGSNTNGLAGTLSLSQLVYDHAAWVGLDLAEKAASQADTVYAASLQNLIIRVTTAYFNVLSAKDTFEYQQAQKSAIERQLEQTKQRFAVGLTAITDVHEAQAQYDLATAAVITAQNALTNSYEALREITGIDHTEIKVLDTQRFSASSPAPTQSNEWQKLAEDNNLAILSNRLAKDIAKETIRLQKTGHLPSLSFNASYSKGLDQETDGVSQPDFDNSSVGLTMSIPIFEGFAVTSRIKQAKYAYVQASQALEQTHREVIRSVRSNFNDVTASMTSIKAYEQSVISAESALKATQAGFEVGTRTIVDVLNSTYNLYNAKRQLSDARYGYINSILALKQAAGTLTEADVVSINNGLTDEPAAQ
- the nudF gene encoding ADP-ribose diphosphatase, giving the protein MTDKKFSKADVEIIEQRTLYSGFFSMEEYRFRHRLFAGGWSEEVCREVFERGHAVVVLPYDPVTDQVVLIEQFRFPAVATSEHPWLYELVAGMFEPNEAPEDVARRELMEESGLEARALHFVNSYLSSPGGCTERYYLYCALVDASNAGGIHGLAEEHEDIRVLVLPRQQAYEMTQDGRIDNASTVLGLQWLQLNYDKMLELND
- a CDS encoding DUF1249 domain-containing protein → MTRAAVKDRYKPNVNQFLALCGRNYAHIQRWLPEQCQLGDQWQATGAFGCLDVEVLENTPYTQLVSITRNVDSQGIVPVPKVTVRIYHDAQLAEVLSSQQIFRLRAVYDYPNLRMYHPDEKYQVNAFLEELLKIDCHAHANASHSLG
- the cpdA gene encoding 3',5'-cyclic-AMP phosphodiesterase, with translation MLKEAITYSIPKDHTVRLVQITDPHLFADAEGHLLGVNTASSLKAVVSTVKALSYPADLLLATGDISQDFSAQSYRNFVEAVAPLHLPCHYLPGNHDDLRIMTLHMQGKHVYGQQRVIVGNWQIILLDSTVHGKPGGHLAESQFALIRKAIAAEPDKHVLLVMHHNPIHVQCTWLDQHWMDNGAEFIAEMASYPQVKGMLWGHVHQALEQTITGQHGPINLMATPSTCIQFKPLSPYFALDMVQPGYRLLELHADGSMQTNVHRVPGERFSPDVKASGY
- a CDS encoding YqiA/YcfP family alpha/beta fold hydrolase, which translates into the protein MLLYIHGFNSSPQSDKAALTNAYLAQHFPTLHVEFPQLPTTPAAAMTLLTAKVEAAIADGEPLRFIGSSLGGYMASYLVEKYGGKAVLVNPAVKPYELFDEYLGEQTNPYTGEVYQLLPEHQQQLYAFDTQVIFKPDRFFVLLQSGDEVLDYRQALNKYHCCKMLIEAGGNHSFEGYGDKLAEVCRFLCLS
- the parE gene encoding DNA topoisomerase IV subunit B, whose amino-acid sequence is MTNQYTSDAIEVLNGLDPVKRRPGMYTDTTRPNHLGQEVIDNSVDEALAGHARKIDVILHTDNSLEVIDDGRGMPVDIHPEEGIPGVELILTKLHAGGKFSNKNYQFSGGLHGVGISVVNALSKRVEVTVRRDAQVYDIAFEHGDRVEALRVSGTCGRRNTGTRVRFWPDEKYFDSANFSVSKLTYLLRAKAVLCSGLTITFVNKQTNEQQEWCYEAGLTDYVKEAVADNPCLPNEPFVGNISTQLEAAEWAITWLHEGGECLNESYVNLIPTPLGGTHVNGFRQGLLESMREFCEFRNLLPRGVKLGPDDIWDKASFVLSVKMQDPQFAGQTKEKLSSRQSAAFVAGIVRDAFSLWLNSNTDQAALLADMCINNAQRRLKSAKKVARKKVTSGPALPGKLTDCTSQDNSRTELFLVEGDSAGGSAKQARDKEFQAIMPLRGKILNTWEVDASQVLGSQEVHDISVAIGCDPDSNDISELRYGKICVLADADSDGLHIATLLCALFLKHFKVLVEHGHIYIAMPPLFRIDVGKEVFYALDEEEKQGILSRLAADKKKGKVQVTRFKGLGEMNPLQLRETTMDPNTRRLVQLTIDDVEETASLMDMLLSKKRAGDRKSWLEAKGDLAQF